A genomic segment from Capra hircus breed San Clemente chromosome 15, ASM170441v1, whole genome shotgun sequence encodes:
- the IZUMO1R gene encoding sperm-egg fusion protein Juno: MGWWWRLLLGLWAVPPTCTGRELLNVCMNAKPHKPEPSPEAELYEECIPWKDNACCTASTSWEAHLDVSLLYNFSLVHCGLMMPDCQRHFLQAICFYQCSPNLGPWIQKVGPHWQAERVLDAPLCLEDCERWWADCRTSHTCKSDWLGSWAWSRGKPRCPERAPCRPFPHYFPTPADLCERIWSGSFRASPERRGSGRCLQKWFEPARGNPNAEVARRFASPARSWARCPGLLAFPLLLPLLS, encoded by the exons ATGGGGTGGTGGTGGCGGCTCctgttggggctgtgggcagtgcCCCCCACGTGTACTGGGCGCGAGCTGCTCAATGTCTGCATGAATGCCAAGCCCCACAAGCCAGAGCCCAGCCCGGAGGCTGAGCTCTATGAGGAG TGCATCCCCTGGAAGGACAACGCCTGCTGCACGGCCAGCACGAGCTGGGAAGCACACTTGGATGTGTCTCTGCTCTACAACTTCAGCCTGGTTCACTGCGGACTAATGATGCCGGACTGCCAGAGGCACTTCCTCCAGGCCATCTGCTTCTACCAGTGCTCCCCCAACCTGGGGCCTTGGATCCAGAAG GTGggcccacactggcaggcagagcgGGTTCTGGACGCGCCCCTGTGCCTGGAGGACTGTGAGCGCTGGTGGGCAGACTGCCGCACCTCCCACACCTGCAAGTCCGACTGGCTCGGCAGCTGGGCCTGGAGTCGGG GGAAGCCCCGCTGCCCGGAGCGGGCGCCCTGCCGCCCCTTCCCGCACTACTTCCCCACGCCCGCCGACTTGTGTGAGCGGATCTGGAGCGGCTCCTTCAGGGCGAGCCCGGAGCGCAGGGGCAGCGGGCGGTGTCTGCAGAAGTGGTTCGAGCCCGCCCGGGGCAACCCCAACGCGGAAGTGGCCCGCCGCTTCGCCAGCCCCGCACGCTCCTGGGCGCGCTGCCCCGGACTCCTGGCcttccctctgctcctgcctctcCTCTCCTGA